In the Topomyia yanbarensis strain Yona2022 chromosome 3, ASM3024719v1, whole genome shotgun sequence genome, one interval contains:
- the LOC131687794 gene encoding uncharacterized protein LOC131687794: MDELKELKKQEKQLHGSIKALARFVERFQRDRQENQIDVRLETLENAMRKFYTVRRKIELVIEEEDEKPEVKGSVEDRALRMEALAVKREDEFDEAIRVVEEQYYEIKSALIALRPKKVDPIRQPNAVDNAITDQPVSRVKLPDIKLPSFNGKIKDWTSFRDTFRSLIHNNRQLTDIDKFTYLRSSVSGEAFQEINSVDLSADNYEVAWKVLKKRYENKKLIVKAHLDALFAIEPMRKENCESLNHLISEFDKNLLMLQKIGEQTDNWSTILAHMMYTRLDSMTLRQWESHHNSKDVPKYESLMEFLRDQCSVLQSIAPNKSNDGEGRRPRLSVTHTSLQYQRRCLFCGESFHLPFKCNKLQGMSIAQRVEEVNKKRLCRNCLTVGHFAEGCTRGCCNRCGKRHHTMLHFESSAYVVRQSKPSHPQANPPSVPQPPVRTQATNQQQQNHSRSKSQNQTQTSLTQPDAQAQPTTSDPVIQSRSQHTHPQPPTQQNTVALKAVELPRSNFEPTVRQVLMSTAIVRVIDQRGNTAFARTLLDSCSEFCYMTSSFTKKLKCRETPDFLKVQGIGNSSIMPTKFVEANVQPRSPSVSSYEAKMQFHVLPRISPTLPLKPVQADLLKFPAQLLLADPRFWEPGPIDMIIGAEFYFDLLLQGKQKVSENGPTLQETVFGWVVSGKVPNRSNSIPTTTSYVSSTIDLQEMIAKFWELETCHVNRTHSVEETACEDLFNKTTFRDQNGKFVVTLPRKEHVIERLGDSRNIAMKRFIGLEKLFSISSALKAMYKEFIHEYILMGHMKEVNAEQSCTDPVYYMPHHAVLRPDSTTTKLRVVFDASCRTSTGVSLNDALMVGPVVQDDLMSTILRFRRHRIAVIADVAKMYRMVQVQEVDKHLQRILWRDTPEEPIKTFELQTVTYGTASAPYLATRCLKKLGEDSVLTHSIAARVVQEDFYVDDMLSGADSTSEAKIMEVSSTAITKRSIHSDAACLFDPLGLVGPVVVQAKIFIQKLWLLKCDWDEPLNESLQNLWNEYKQNLKALESLVIPRWIGFSKECLSVQLHGFCDASEVAYGACLYLRCISSDGSISVRLIMSKSRVAPLENLKRKKKKMTIPRLELSSALLLSHLYEKYNQVHSGLDAYFWTDSMIVKHWLESSPSRWQVFVANRVSEIQHLTKDGVWGHVAGSENPADLISRGMSPAQLQYQTLWFEGPIWLSQEQGFWRHSEEVLTEKFDSSLLEERSSVALPAQALPPSEIFALRSSFPDLVRLVAYLLRFKHNAQCSNKQSRRIGFLSLQEHEDATLNLVRLSQQESFSAELQDLAKQGHVRDSSSIISLNPQLIDGVMRVGGRLAKAFMSQERKHPYILHHSHPLATMIVRYYHQRLFHAGQQLLISSVRGKFWPVNIHSLARKVIHDCIPCFRNKPKIAEQIMADLPSARVNPAPPFLKVGVDYCGPFQISYPNRRARPVKCYVAIFVCLVVKAVHLELVSDLTTQAFLAALKRFAARRGRPQLIMCDNATTFVGAKRELTELHRLFHSQQFQETIVKDTSDDGIEFRFIPPRTPNFGGLWEAQVKSFKSHFRKTIGIRVLNVDEMTTALTQIEAVLNSRPLTPVSSDPTDYEALTPGHFLVQRPLTAIPEPDLQEVPSNRLTIWQRAQCLTQQIWKKWSTQYLSDLHNRTKWTKERNNISIGSMVLLKEENAPPLKWHLGRVIKIFSGSDGNIRVVTIRTKDGCFDRGISKVCPLPIRDNEAVRLAMSLASSSHRSTFLRQGNKGGHSTTIASTQLDNYDPGSHSTENSQAPALPGSHHINIRIITKQHNQASSSSITNRTSVVLRITLRRRYRIGIIEQQYSVSI; encoded by the exons ATGGATGAGCTCAAGGAGCTGAAGAAGCAAGAAAAGCAGTTGCATGGATCCATCAAGGCTTTGGCGCGTTTCGTCGAAAGATTCCAGAGGGATAGGCAGGAAAACCAAATCGATGTTCGGCTGGAGACTCTGGAGAACGCTATGCGTAAATTCTACACCGTTCGCCGAAAAATAGAACTGGTCATCGAGGAGGAGGATGAAAAACCCGAAGTGAAAGGTTCCGTCGAAGACCGAGCGCTGCGAATGGAGGCGCTAGCAGTGAAACGTGAAGACGAGTTCGATGAAGCTATACGTGTTGTTGAGGAGCAATATTACGAAATAAAGTCAGCTTTGATTGCATTGCGtccgaagaaagttgatcctatTAGGCAGCCAAATGCAGTTGATAATGCAATTACTGATCAGCCAGTTTCCCGAGTAAAACTCCCAGACATCAAGCTTCCGTCATTCAATGGGAAAATCAAGGATTGGACAAGCTTTCGCGATACTTTTCGCAGTCTGATCCACAACAATCGACAATTGACAGACATTGACAAGTTCACATACTTGCGATCATCGGTTTCAGGCGAAGCATTCCAGGAGATAAACTCGGTTGACCTGTCGGCCGATAACTATGAGGTGGCCTGGAAGGTGCTGAAGAAAAGGTACGAGAACAAGAAACTGATCGTCAAGGCCCATCTGGATGCGCTTTTTGCTATTGAACCGATGAGGAAAGAAAACTGCGAGTCACTAAATCATCTGATCAGTGAATTTGACAAGAATCTGCTTATGTTACAGAAAATTGGAGAGCAAACAGATAATTGGTCGACTATTCTCGCACATATGATGTACACTCGTTTGGATTCGATGACTCTTCGACAGTGGGAGTCACACCATAACTCCAAGGACGTTCCCAAGTATGAGAGTTTGATGGAGTTCCTGAGGGACCAATGCTCGGTTCTTCAGTCTATTGCTCCTAATAAATCCAACGACGGTGAAGGAAGACGACCAAGGTTATCCGTCACGCATACTTCGTTGCAATATCAACGCCGGTGCTTATTTTGTGGTGAATCGTTCCATTTACCTTTCAAGTGCAACAAACTACAAGGAATGTCCATAGCTCAACGTGTTGAAGAGGTCAACAAAAAGCGTCTGTGTAGAAACTGCTTGACGGTGGGTCATTTCGCTGAAGGCTGTACTAGAGGCTGTTGCAACCGCTGTGGTAAACGACATCATACTATGCTTCATTTCGAGAGTTCAGCATATGTTGTTCGCCAGTCTAAGCCCTCCCATCCACAAGCTAATCCTCCCTCCGTCCCACAGCCGCCTGTTCGGACACAAGCAACaaaccaacaacaacaaaaccACAGCCGCTCGAAATCGCAAAACCAGACACAAACATCACTCACTCAGCCAGACGCACAAGCACAACCAACAACTTCAGACCCCGTGATCCAATCTCGCTCACAACACACTCACCCACAACCCCCCACACAACAAAACACAGTCGCCCTTAAAGCCGTGGAACTCCCACGCTCCAATTTTGAACCAACAGTTCGTCAAGTGCTGATGTCAACAGCAATCGTTCGAGTCATAGATCAGCGGGGAAATACTGCGTTCGCCAGAACACTGCTGGATTCATGTTCGGAGTTTTGTTACATGACCAGCAGCTTTACCAAGAAATTAAAATGCCGCGAAACTCCTGATTTTCTGAAGGTGCAAGGAATTGGTAACAGCAGCATAATGCCGACCAAGTTTGTGGAGGCTAACGTTCAACCAAGAAGCCCGTCTGTATCGTCGTATGAAGCAAAAATGCAGTTCCACGTGTTGCCGAGAATCTCACCAACACTTCCGCTCAAGCCAGTTCAGGCCGATCTGCTGAAGTTTCCTGCGCAGCTGTTGTTGGCGGATCCAAGATTCTGGGAGCCCGGTCCGATCGATATGATAATTGGAGCGGAATTCTACTTTGACCTACTGTTGCAAGGAAAGCAGAAGGTGTCTGAAAATGGTCCAACGTTACAAGAGACAGTATTCGGTTGGGTAGTGTCAGGAAAGGTTCCAAATCGGTCAAATAGTATACCCACAACGACAAGCTACGTCAGCTCAACTATTGACCTCCAGGAAATGATCGCAAAGTTTTGGGAACTGGAGACATGCCATGTGAATAGAACTCACTCTGTTGAGGAGACAGCTTGCGAAGATCTGTTCAACAAAACGACGTTTCGCGATCAAAATGGCAAGTTCGTGGTGACTCTCCCCAGGAAAGAACATGTAATCGAACGGTTGGGAGATTCCCGCAATATCGCTATGAAACGGTTCATCGGACTGGAGAAGCTTTTCAGCATCAGCTCGGCTCTGAAGGCGATGTACAAAGAATTCATTCACGAGTACATCCTGATGGGCCACATGAAGGAGGTAAATGCGGAGCAAAGCTGCACCGATCCTGTGTATTATATGCCGCATCATGCAGTATTGCGACCCGACAGTACAACTACCAAGCTGCGAGTTGTCTTTGACGCATCGTGCCGCACTTCGACTGGAGTCTCACTTAATGATGCACTGATGGTGGGACCAGTTGTCCAGGACGATCTGATGAGCACTATTCTACGATTCCGTCGTCATCGCATCGCAGTCATTGCTGACGTTGCTAAAATGTATAGGATGGTTCAGGTCCAAGAGGTAGACAAGCATCTGCAACGCATCCTTTGGAGAGACACGCCGGAAGAACCGATCAAAACTTTCGAACTGCAAACCGTCACCTACGGCACCGCCAGTGCACCATATCTAGCTACGAGATGTTTGAAGAAGCTTGGAGAAGACAGTGTATTGACACATTCGATCGCAGCTCGAGTTGTACAGGAGGATTTTTATGTCGACGATATGTTGTCGGGAGCCGACAGCACTTCCGAAGCAAAAAT AATGGAGGTCAGCTCAACGGCAATCACTAAGCGCAGCATTCACTCCGACGCTGCGTGCTTATTCGACCCGCTAGGATTAGTAGGTCCGGTGGTGGTGCAAGCAAAGATATTTATTCAAAAGCTGTGGTTGCTGAAATGTGACTGGGACGAGCCACtgaatgaatcgctacaaaatTTATGGAATGaatacaagcagaatttgaAGGCGTTAGAGTCATTAGTCATTCCCCGGTGGATTGGATTTAGCAAAGAGTGTTTGTCAGTTCAGCTACATGGTTTTTGTGACGCTTCAGAAGTTGCATATGGTGCCTGCTTGTATCTTCGTTGCATCTCATCCGACGGTAGCATCTCCGTTCGGTTGATCATGTCAAAGTCGAGGGTGGCCCCTCTAGAAAATCTCAAgcggaaaaagaagaaaatgactATCCCGCGGCTGGAGCTGTCCTCGGCTCTCTTGCTGAGTCATTTATATGAGAAGTACAACCAAGTTCACTCTGGGCTTGATGCGTATTTCTGGACTGATTCGATGATAGTAAAGCATTGGTTGGAATCGTCACCTTCTCGCTGGCAGGTCTTCGTAGCGAATCGGGTATCGGAGATCCAGCACCTTACCAAAGATGGAGTATGGGGTCACGTAGCAGGGAGCGAGAATCCTGCTGACCTGATATCTCGTGGAATGTCACCAGCTCAGCTCCAGTATCAAACGCTCTGGTTTGAAGGTCCGATTTGGTTATCTCAAGAACAAGGTTTCTGGCGACATTCAGAAGAGGTACTCACGGAGAAGTTTGATTCATCGTTGTTAGAAGAACGTTCGTCAGTAGCACTTCCGGCACAAGCGCTACCTCCTAGTGAGATATTTGCATTGCGATCCTCGTTTCCGGACCTAGTAAGGCTCGTAGCGTACCTTCTTCGGTTCAAGCACAACGCGCAGTGCAGCAATAAACAGTCCAGGAGAATTGGATTCCTTTCCCTCCAGGAACATGAGGACGCTACGTTAAATTTGGTTCGTTTATCCCAGCAAGAAAGCTTCTCAGCAGAATTGCAAGATCTTGCGAAGCAAGGTCACGTGAGAGATTCGTCTTCAATAATATCACTCAACCCTCAACTAATCGACGGCGTGATGCGCGTCGGCGGCCGGCTTGCTAAGGCATTCATGTCACAAGAGCGAAAACACCCGTACATCCTACACCACAGCCATCCGCTAGCAACGATGATCGTCAGGTACTACCACCAAAGGCTGTTTCATGCGGGACAGCAATTACTCATCTCGTCAGTGCGGGGCAAGTTCTGGCCAGTTAACATCCACAGTTTGGCGAGGAAGGTGATTCACGACTGCATTCCGTGTTTCAGAAACAAACCAAAAATCGCTGAGCAAATTATGGCAGACCTTCCTTCGGCAAGAGTCAACCCCGCGCCACCGTTCCTGAAAGTCGGAGTAGACTACTGCGGTCCTTTCCAGATTAGTTATCCAAATCGACGAGCGCGTCCTGTAAAATGCTATGTGGCGATATTTGTTTGCCTAGTCGTGAAGGCTGTCCATTTGGAGTTGGTTTCGGACCTAACAACGCAAGCGTTTCTAGCGGCACTGAAACGTTTCGCTGCTCGGCGCGGCAGGCCTCAACTGATAATGTGTGACAATGCAACAACATTTGTCGGAGCTAAACGTGAGCTCACAGAGCTGCATCGACTCTTCCACAGTCAACAATTCCAGGAAACTATAGTCAAGGACACGAGCGATGACGGCATCGAGTTTCGTTTCATCCCCCCACGCACACCAAACTTCGGCGGCCTGTGGGAAGCGCAGGTCAAAAGTTTCAAGAGTCATTTTCGGAAAACAATAGGAATCAGAGTGCTAAACGTAGATGAAATGACTACTGCATTGACGCAGATAGAAGCGGTTTTGAACTCCCGACCACTCACGCCGGTCAGTAGTGACCCAACCGATTATGAAGCATTGACGCCTGGTCACTTCCTGGTGCAGCGTCCACTAACAGCTATCCCAGAGCCAGATTTGCAGGAAGTACCAAGCAACCGCTTGACCATATGGCAGAGAGCCCAATGTTTAACACAGCAGATTTGGAAGAAGTGGTCTACGCAGTATCTCTCTGATCTACACAACCGCACAAAGTGGACCAAAGAACGAAATAATATCTCAATTGGTTCAATGGTTCTACTTAAAGAAGAAAACGCACCCCCTCTGAAATGGCATTTGGGTAGGGTCATCAAAATATTTAGCGGTTCTGATGGCAACATTCGCGTTGTCACCATACGCACTAAAGACGGATGCTTCGATAGAGGAATCTCGAAGGTCTGTCCGCTTCCCATCCGGGACAACGAA GCAGTTCGGTTGGCAATGAGCTTGGCCAGCTCATCACATCGATCGACATTCCTAAGGCAAGGCAACAAGGGTGGTCACTCGACCACAATCGCATCTACGCAGCTGGATAACTACGACCCAGGTTCACACTCTACGGAGAATTCTCAGGCGCCAGCATTGCCTGGGTCG CATCATATCAACATCCGAATCATCACGAAGCAGCACAATCAGGCATCTAGTAGCAGCATAACCAATCGAACAAGCGTGGTATTACGCATCACCCTCAGGAGGCGGTACAGAATCGGTATCATCGAACAGCAGTACAGTGTTTCGATCTGA